The segment TAACTGCCTATTATGTCATTAACTCCTTAGAAACAGGTGGAGAGGGGACCTCCGTGACTCGAGTCGAAGTCCGGCATGGCGATCTTGTTCTTCAGCCGGGAGTCCCACAGATCGGCCCACTTGGGAGGCGCAAACGGAATCTTCTCAGGCAGATAGGCGATGGTGTAGACGTACGACCACAGCCCGACGTGATACGGGCTACGGATGGCCTCCTTGAATGCCTGCTTGGCATTGGGAATCTGGCTCAGATCCAGTTGTGCAAACATCCCGCCGGAGATGTAAAGACGGCCGACGTGCGTTGTGGTCAGGGTAGCATTCACCAGCGGATTGCCCTTGTTGACTTTGGCCGTCGAGAGTCGCTTGATGGTCCCCCCTACCTCGTATTCGACCGGAATCCCCGTTGGTGCCGTGAAACGCTTGCCGACGGCATTGTGGAGGGTGTCTCTCCAGTTACCACCCAGGTGCTCACCACCAGGGGTTCGACCGCACCAGCCGGGGCGCTGAGCCCCCCAAGCCCTACGAAACTCAAGCCAACGATAATGGCGAGGGCGACGGAAAACAAGTTTGATCGACTATGCATCTCTCCTTACCTCCCTTGCATCTCCGGCAGAAACATCCACCGGCACGTGCACACCTTGGACCCCGATCTCGATATCGAGACATCGCCTAAGGGTCCACAAACCCGCCTTTGCCGAATGTTGTAGGCACATAACGCGGTGCCTTAATGGCCTCCATGAACCGCTGCTTGATGACCACCGGATTCAACGGAACCGGCGGTTTGACCACGGGCACGTCCGATACCACCTCCAGAGCCAAGAACGTCGGACCTTCTGCCGCGAAGGCGGCGAGCAAGGCCCTGCGGAACTCGGCTACCGTCTCTACGTGTTCCGATTGCGGCAATCCCGCCGAGCGGGCAAGCGCCGCGAGATCCAGGTCTTGATGCGTCACGGGCTGTCCGCCCGAGGCAGCGTGAACCCGGTTCTGCATGAGCAGCACCGTGAGGTTCTTGG is part of the Candidatus Methylomirabilota bacterium genome and harbors:
- a CDS encoding ABC transporter substrate-binding protein — encoded protein: MNATLTTTHVGRLYISGGMFAQLDLSQIPNAKQAFKEAIRSPYHVGLWSYVYTIAYLPEKIPFAPPKWADLWDSRLKNKIAMPDFDSSHGGPLSTCF
- a CDS encoding thiamine pyrophosphate-dependent enzyme, giving the protein MNSTVPTREDYYRALAVCLSDDALVVTSLGNASYLWACVRDRPENFYLEDAMGLALPLAVGLAVAQPRRKIVCVEGDGGFVMHLGALVTLSAVAPKNLTVLLMQNRVHAASGGQPVTHQDLDLAALARSAGLPQSEHVETVAEFRRALLAAFAAEGPTFLALEVVSDVPVVKPPVPLNPVVIKQRFMEAIKAPRYVPTTFGKGGFVDP